caattacaaaCCGAGcccaaatcaataaaaaaaccaaaatctaaaaataattaaaagtccGTTTACAAACAAAACAGGCCCGCTACCCGGTTACAAACCCAAAATACTGATGGCCCGATAGGCCCAAACGGTTTTAGTAGAGGCAGAAACCTTAGCCAGCCCTAGCGTCGTGCCTCCCTTCTACCAGCCACGTGCTTCCTAAGCGCAAACACCGCTCGAGGGTTGGCTCCCCCTGTCTCGTTGCACCAAAACGGAAGCCCCCCTTTCGTTGACTTTCCCCGACCTGCAAACAAACCAAAAAGGGAACAATGGAGACAATCACACGCAAAGGGCAATAGAGGCAAACAATGAACATTATTTTCGGCTATATAGCCACAAGAACAAAATGTAATGaggactcttttttttttacagaatatcaatcaaaaattcaaagcaaagaggtgattctttttttaattcaatttaatatttcgcaactctttctaGTAAGTTTTCTCTGGTTTTGCTATTATAGAAATCATTTATAAAAGGAAATAGGAGGAAAGGGATGAAAGAAAGTCACTTACCCGAGCCTTGAATCGTTGGTATCATCGGAGTTCTTCTCCGTTAAAATCGAATCCAACAAAAAGGGGTGACTTTCTTTTTGACTCTTCATGGTTGGAAGCATTAAATCCTCGGATATGGATCTAAACGGGGTAAAGAACGAGAAGACCACCCCCGTCGACCACCGTATGCGGTGGCTACATGGCGGCTAGGGTTTGGTTTCTTTAAGGTTCGCATAAATGGGGGAAAAGAGGAgtgtttctgtttttttttttttaagaaaaaggaataaggataaattttttttaaagctgGTTTAAATAGCAAAGCAAAAACAGCATCGTTTTGCAACGAGGAAACCGGCGCTAAAACGGTGCCGTATCAGGCCATCCGTGCGTGACCCGACCCACTCCAGGGGGTCCCCGCGTTTCAGATCATTGGGTTATTTGCCACTTTGATCTCTCTGCTCTTTTGCGATTGTCAATTTgatcttttccttcttttttttttttaattttgccccaggttttttttttgtgtctAATTCATTTTAGTCCTGCGGAAAATAGTGCGCAGAaaatttagggaataatttcccGATCAGTCCTCATTTTATCGCacatatttaattttagtccctatttcatttatttattatgagTTATACTCTAATTTTGTTTaaccttcaatttaatcccttttatggtctcatttattattatttaagatattaaatttcattttaatttcagtCTATCTTTTTAGTTTCGTTTAAGTTCTGATTTAGCCTATTtgttctaatttatttatttatttatctatttaattaCTTGTTTACATGTTCATTATttctttaatctttattttttattttattttccttttttactgTTCATTCTTTTGTTATATACATCAGTTcattttaagtgattttatatttcatttgttaaattcttatatatatcattaaaccaTCTTGCTGATCGTTTTTAGATTGTTTTATTGTTATTCATTTTAAGTGTTTCCACATATCATGTATTTTAAACTATTGccaactttaaattttatatatattatttatttttaagttatgaTGTACATTACTTATTTTggtcttcatatatatatatatatatatcttttgttttaaactattttatatgtattatctattttaaagttttatatgcTATTTAGTTATGCTATTTCATATGCTAATCCTAAAATCCATTTTTGTTATTATTGGCTTTAAACCTTCCATATATTATTTAtctcaaaatatttttatgtattctttattttagattatttcgtATATTATCTCTTCAAAATTCTCATTTATAGTATTTAACCTAAATTATTTTGTatgtaattcattttaaaatttttatatactatttatttttaGGTTCTTATACATTATCCATTTGAAAACCCTTTTTATAttctttctttgtaatttttccaTTTGTTGTTATTCATTTCGAAATTATTcgtatatattattttgtttcattCTTTTGCAATTATTAATGTCGATCTCTTAAAATGGTGTGCTTTGTGAATATTtaattcatgtattattattgtaatttgtTTGTTAAGATTATTATGGCTATTATAgtatatgtcgaaaccatttttaaatcgtgTTTTAGAAAataggaatcgactttaagaaaaatgaaaacgggagtcgccaccaacctttttaggtgtgattggatcaccttttaaaacattttgtttaaaaatcactagttttggtctacgaaatcagaaaatgggttcgggagccagttacgtacgaggaagggttagcaccctcgtaacgcccaaaaattggtacctaattgattatcaaaatgtctttaatgtcggaaatttaaaaaatttaagatgcaatcttttttttaaatatttttttactttgaaaattaaggttcacttgtatcaaatgaattaaaatattacatccaataagttaggacacaatattttaaagacatttgacactaagttagtccttttggaaatccctatctcgaaacaacgaaacgtcatatccagtaagttaggacacaacgctttgaaattccaagatagttgcttgcattttgaaaaccttaaaaacttagaagggtgcttgattATTTTAACTCAACAAGGAAAattgcaacccagtaagttaaggcactatttttctcgaagcttccaaacactaagcattgcctttattttttgaaaactttagtgTCTTGTTTTTAAAAccgatgcatgaaggagcatatacgagataacatgttataataataggtaaataaaagcacaatagcataaatatcatacattaactaacatatatatataagaaataaaacatggcaaattttaaataagtaaaatataaaaaaacaatatatatatttaagaagaataggtaaaaacacataaacaggtaattcaacatatatttaaacatattaataaaaaatgatgcatgatatacaatttaaCATAAACATTCTTAAAATAATATCAACATACATGTCAATTCTAAAATATGACCTTTAATAATAATCACAAAAcagtatttaatatataaatgatatgttcaatatatgtgaaagtattaatgtatattaaaatgtaatataaggtaagtaattattgataaaatatacctaaaatataaattttaaaaaaatgcttaaaataagttatgtataataatataatatgaataaaataaggaaatataaaataataataataatataataagtattTTGCATATAAAAGTATGGTAgcataattagtaaaaatatatatacataataaaatatatataaaagaatatataagaaaaataaatattataaggaatgttatataataagatatagtatgtaataaaatataaataattataatgaaatataatatggtatatatataataatagtaataatgtaacaaataaataaaaaaataaaaaaatacaacatataatgaaatttatgaatgtatatataatgttaaaaataatacaaataaaacaatataactaacgtttttttttaaaaggactaaaattggatTCAATTAAGAAATTTGGGGGTTAATTcgtgaaataataaaaattctggGCCTGATTGAAATGCGCATTAAAAAAGAAGGACTCACTGGGCTATTtaccctaatcccaaaacgacacAGTTTCCCCTAATACGGTTTTAAAATCATtgtgaggactaaattgaaacaaaactaaaacattagagctaaattaaaaataaataaaatgaaattataaatattaaaaaggtGGGAGGACCAATTGAGTGATTAACCCACTttacgaaaacacgcggatcctccccgggtaatcgggtcaacacgcggattcTGAGTcttgaaacgacgtcgtttcatgcTTATTGAATTAGACCAAAAGGGCACCGTTTTATctaggctatataagccaaatttaaagctttaaaatcattttttactctgtctaaaataaaagaggaaaaatcCTCTGAACGAGAGCCTGGGGTGAGTTCTCGGAGTGCCATCGTGCCTCCGTCCAATGGGCTGCACGCGCTTACGCGCCACTGTCAATGCCGTCACATATGGCGGCCGGAAGCCAAAAAACCTCATCGTTTACCCCGCATCAAAAGGTATTccattttttatctatttttaatatttttatatgtataaaatgcaaatattttgaaaaagaaaaataaaaaacaaatcacCTTTGCTTTCTTTGTGAAATCTTTCTGATGTCTTATTGCAAAAAAATATTTGGTGTACAATCATCCTTTTCTGTGTGTGTGTATCTctttatagatcaaagaaaaaggCTTTATAACCTCAGTCTATTACATATTTTGGAAAGAAATCCttgatttctttccatatttgttTAATCTGTATATTGTGTTCTTTCTTTCCATATTTGTTCTTTGTCTGTCGCGATTTCTTTCCTTTGTTTGAAGGTGAGCGCGAGGATCTCGGTGGCGAGACAAGACTGAGGCGTGGTGTGCTGATGATGGTGACGATCTCGGCGTTGTTTGCGCGCCGGTGGTGGCGCGACATCCAGTAGCTGAGGTCAAGGAGAAAGTCGTGGCGCTGGTAGAGCCTTGACATGAGGCCAACAGACGCTCCCCGAAAGTTCTGGAGTTTCGTGAAACGAAAGGGCGCTTATTGGACATGACGTTTGAGGCGCCTGAAGCTTCCAGAATCCTTTGCGGCTTGAGGAGAAAGAGAGCTAGGGTTTCTAACCCTATCTGAAAGTCATTTGGGCCCCTGCTGTTTGGGCCTTCGAGTTTATTGGTATTAGGTGGGTCTGTTTGGGTCTGCTGTAATGGGTCTGGTTTAGGTTTGGGCTACGGGTGCATTTGGGTACACGGTTAGTGGGATTTGGTTTTGAAGGTTTTAAATATTGGGCCTACGGGTTAATTTTTTTGGGCTCTGTATATGGACTTTTAAAtggacattttaaataaataaatacttatttatttaattcttttattctgttttcaacccggtcaaatttgggctactacagtatatatattagtattattatatcatttatttatCACATATTCTTGACTTGTATAGTTGTTTGATATCATCGCATCATTATTCCCCATGAactatgtttaattataattggTTATCTTTGTATTATGCTTCAAAATAACTCATGTCGTTTTAAACTTAcgtttgataaaatttttaagaaacgaaaaaaatttcaaagtaaggcaatgttctgtatttggaaatttgagagaccgtgccctaacgtactgggtttcgatttttctcgtttgatCCACATGACcgaataaccttttaaaattacaACACATGAGTTTTGTAAATCAAAAGACCAACTTATTCTCGAAGGTctgaaatgttgtgtcctaatgtaCTGGATGCGgcattttattacttcgggacaagAAGATCTTTAGAATCCATTTCGATTTACTCAAGCAAATTCTTCGTATAGATTAACATAAAAAAGGATCGTATTCTAAATtttattcaagttttaaaatttcgacattaagacattaattaatcaattaggtaccaattttgggcgttacgagggtgctaatccttcctcatacgtaaccgattcccgaacccgttttctcaaattgcGTAGactaaaatcattattttagtaaatcaaaatgttttattaaaatgaccaaatttttaggtgatccgatcacacctaaacaaaaaagggattggtggcgactcccaattttcattttttttcaaaatataaagtcaacccgtttaaaaaaaatggtttcgtcAAAGTGCATTGAATTTTAGCCTAACATTGGTTATATATTGCATATGTTAAGGCCTCGAATGCCAAGTGTAGTGGGCTacatatattcataacaaatGGGTTATTGTAGCttttttattacaaaaattttagtttagaaAAACATATACCAGCACTATTGGCATTCGCATGCTCTCAAAAATTGGTttgtttttagggtaaattatattaCTAGTTatccaataatttttttaattcagttaattataaaaagttataaaatagttatttgattatttaaatttttttatcaccaTCTAGCTAACaataattacttttaaaattggcataactgtaaaaaaaaagagactaaattatattatgtgtaaatattgagggttaattttttttagaattaagactaaattgacataatttataaatgttgagggttaaagttgctattatatcatttttaaaagctGCCACTGTTAGCCAATTAGTGACAATAATTGAGTgaccattttttaatttttcataattgggtgacagaaaaaataaactaatggatattttattaaattaacttattcaaaaaatacaagtatatatataGACGAAAATATTACACTAAGAGGAATATATCCCAGCATTCCAAACAGTGGTTACGAAGGTAATAATCTTCCTTTATTTGGAAGAGTATTCATGCTGCTATGTAGTTGCTTGTCAAGAGAATTAGATGGCGTGTGGAAACGAGTAATAAGGTGGTAGGGTTCAAAGACCATGGATTTGTGATgaagataatttttattttgattcgaTACCACTTCAAGGCTTAAAGGATATGACGGTGAATGAACTAGTGTGCGGTAATGATAGCTCATGGGACATGAATCACGTGGAGGGGCTTTTATCTCCATATATGCATAGCGGGTATTATGTATTCTAATTAGTCTTCATTAGCATCCCAACTGTCAACTATGGAATTTCATTAAGGTTGGTAGTAGGTACATGGTGAGCTCTGGTTATAAACTCGCGGTGAACTCGTTTACTACCTTCGAAAGAACAGAAATTTGTGTGGCATTGCTTACGTGGTTTTGTCCCTTGTAATGCGAATTTGTTACATAGGGGAGTTAATTTGTTGACTGTGTTTGTTGTGGCCAATACGAGGATTTTGTGCATGTACTTTTGGGGTGTTAGTTTGCACGTGATGTTTGTCAGCTGGCAGTTGTTAATATCTCATATACTCAGTTACCATGTTTCAGCCACCCAAATGTTTTATTTTGCGGATTGTCATCTATAGGAGTGGATGTCTACCCGTTAGATAGAGTGCAGGTAGATGCACCATTATCTCCAGCTGTTGATTTCGGTTGGTCAAAGCCACTGTTTGGTCAGATTAAGTGTAATGTTGACGCTGCCACTGTCGATAATGAGAATGCAACTAGTTGGGCCGCTATTGTTCGAGGGTTTTCAGGTTACTGGCTGCAATGGATGGACCGTAGTATTGCGGAGGTCATGGCTGCCAGGAAGGCTCTGTCATGGTTACCATCGCACGGTTTTGATAATGTGCTTGTTGAGACCGATTGTCTTAAAGTTTGGTATGCCTTGATAGGTCTAACTAATGATTTATCCGAATTTATATAATTGCTCAGGATTGTTCTTATATTCACACACAATTTCACTATGTGGGAGAATGATACCAATTTCCTTGAGTCTCTTTTGCTTTTTGACATTTCACTATGTGGACCGACTGACGAGTATGATTTTAGATTCGAATGTATGAAATAAATTTATTGGCTTGAGTTTAAATATCCTCTCCTCCTtaagttcttttattttattaatgaaacTCTTATCTTTCtagtaaaaaatcaaattaatttaaataaacaaaaccaatcaaataaaataattgttgataaatAATAAAGTTACTATGCTTAAGAAAATGTtactaatataataaaataaaatgagtgatgaatttaaaaattataataaaaaaattgaagtcaattaaattcaaaatcttcatctttttacttttataattttcaaaagcatttttagcaaaaacatcaaaaatatgtttttaatttaaaatatgtcataagtttttgtactttttcataaatttgaaatttagtttaatactttttatttttaagaatttaatctctttacttttCAAGTTTCAAAATTCCAGTCCAACTACTAACaccgttaaaattattttgttaaattcaagatcATTATAATGCCATTTTTCTACTTGCTTGCTAgcaagtgatttttttttattttaaaatgttacatgaacaaatttaacaaaaaaagaatTAGCAGTATTAGTAGTTTGACTTGAAATTTGAGATATGAAAAATTGTGAGACTAAATTATGGGAAATagaagtatagagactaaaatcTAAATTAATGAAGAGTATAAGGATCTAAGGAAAAATTTTAAcccattttttcaaaaaattcacctaattatttcaattttattttccaataaaatatttttttaatgctttacctttttcaagaaaataaaaacttttttaaaactatagtacttgaaaaaagtaaaagtaaactTTTTTTCCTAAATATTTGCATCAAATTTGAATGTTGAGTCGATATTATTGAACAattaattttactttaatatCACCTCGGCCCgaataaaactaaattttaaactaTAAAATGAGTAAGAATGGGTGtggttataaaatttttatgtaaaagtaTGATTGATTTGCTTTATCGAACCTTACGTTATCTATCTCTTACAAATCAACGTGGGCAGCATTAAGAAAAAAACCTTGGACAAAAGATGACACATGAAATCTCGACAAGCTGTTTAAAAAGTTGTCTAATATACATATAACTAAGACAAACTAAGGGTTTAAGTCATTTGTCTCATATTGAGAATAATGGCCTGAAATTTGATTCATAAACTTGATTAGGGCATATTTAGTCAATCAGCAATGATTTTGTTCTTTAAATCCAATTAGTTGATGCAATAATTATTAAACCCTTTTCTCCTTAATTTAATGAAAAGAGGAATTGGAGGACAACTAGTAAAGTGATAATCTACATTATTGAAACCTAATATAAAAAAGGATCTTTTTTATTACTTAAACTATTAAGtatagatttttttaaagttgaaatgTATCCCATTCCCAAAACCCTAGAAcacaatataattaaaaaaacaaactttcttttcattattttgtgtatatggttcCCCAATGTGAAAAACATCCAATCAAAAGTTAAACccatatatttcaaaaattaaaaaaacttcatgaaaaaaaaaggaaaattatattttcaaaattaattcatttaatgattTTAACTAAAATgttgtttgaataaaattaaatattaaatttaagttataaaatatatttagtatatgtaCAAAATGAAGATTTAAGtagacttaaattttttttagtcgaatttaaagattaaaaaaattataaattatagtagacatttataaaaaatatatatatattaacttttttaaagTATTCACTGAAACTAGGGCAATAATTGATggtcattttttttcattcaacttACATAATTAAGCCAACCGGtctgatttgatttttttcaaacgCAATTGCAAGTTTTAAGGCTTTTTTGAGTCTCGAACCGCCCCCAAGAAACAACACCaccctctctctctctttcttcccAATCCGAACACGCCCACCCACCCAATCCTTAGGTTTCTTCAACAATGGAGGTCAAAAAGAAAGGCAGAAAAGTCCACccttcttcaccttcttcatcacCGCCGTCTTCATACAAAGACCGTAACTCGGTTTTCAAGCTTTTCCCGATGGCAATCCTAGCATTAGCCTCAACTTTACCACCACAAGACCAAGAAGTATTGGCTTACATGATAACAAGGTCCATTATTTTAACCCATCAACCCAAGAACAAGTGCAAGAAAGGTAATAACAAAGCCCCACTCTTTCAATGTGGGTGTTTTGAGTGTTACACCAGGTTTTGGCATAGGTGGGATTCTTCACCCAATAGGGACCTCATTCATCAAGTTATTGAAGCTTTTGAAGACCATTTGGTGCAAAATGAAGCAACCCCAAAGAAACAATGCAAAGCTTCAAGGAAGAAAGAGAAGGTAATAATGGTTAATAACATTTGTGAACCTAACGAAAGTGAAGGGATGGTGGAGACTGAAAGTAAGGGTAACGATGAAGTGGCTGAGGGAAAACTGGAAATGGAGGTGGCGGCCGCCGTAGCCGGTGGTGGGGGTGGGGTTAGCCATAAGGGTTTGGCCAGGAAGGTTTTACCAGATGTGGTAGGGTTATTCAACTCTCGTTTTTGGAGCCTGTGGGGTACTAGTATCTAGtgaaattttctcttcttttttattaattttctcgAGAAAATTTTGCTTCATTTTCTAGCTGTTTGGAATTAAAGATTCTCTCCAATgtcacatgaaaatttatattttttgggtGTCTGTATGAGTCAGTCAAATCAGTTGCAGAGTTTAAGGGTCTAAAATTGGTAGTGAAAGTTTAATAGATTGTAGCTAAGAACATATATTGTGTAGCTTACCTgaactataaaaaatattttgattaaatcACAATCTGCATTgccttaatttcaattttaaacgAAATCTgtcatttttttcattcttttgggGCCTTTTTGAGTAAATTCTGGAAAACTCATTTCAGGAGAATACTCTTTCTTGTTTCTGGTTTTTGTGTAGTTtagtattaataatttaattattaatttttaaatcttaatataattatttgatatatacaTAGTGAATGTTAACAagtgtttttaattaatattttaaaaataaaaatatataaatgagaTATACGATGAATTCTTAATTCCTAATGTAATAGCTCAATTTTATCCGATccgaattataaaaaaaaaacaaaaataataaagtcCAATAGAAAAAACAAGAGGGTCCatttataaaaaaacttaatgGCCCAGTGGCCCAACAAAATAAACTCTTTCTTTCAAAAAACTAAACCCTAGACTCCAGCTGCTACTCCTATGCCTTCGTCATGTCAGCACGAACACCGCCCGAGGTCTGCCACCATCTCACCAAAACAGTAAAGGTGTGCTTTTCACCACCATCGTTGACTCCACCGCCACCTGCAAAAAAGGAAATACAAGGTCAGAGATAAACACGCAAAGAACAGTCGCAAAGGACAGTAGTGaaacagtaaaaaaataaaaacaaaatgtatcatattcggctataaaagctaTGGTCACCATGTAATCTGATTTTTAcatagaaatacaaaaaaaaatcgaaacaaTAGAGAAAAAATCAAAGCTagtttatttcttttcatttttatttaaaaaaaagaaaaaagaaaaaattaaataaaaatgaaaacttttaccTGTCTCTTGGTGTCGCACCGCTGTCGAAGGTCTCCTCCGATCACGAAAGCCATCAAACCCATTAGGGTGTCGTTTAGGCTTCGAAAATACAGAAAGGTGAGCCAAAAAAggtgaaagtaaatttttttttaggcATTTATCTTTAAATCTAGAACCTAGAGttaaaaaaaggcaaaaaaaaaaaaagaatttttaaaaatttttcactTTAATTCCA
The Gossypium hirsutum isolate 1008001.06 chromosome A07, Gossypium_hirsutum_v2.1, whole genome shotgun sequence genome window above contains:
- the LOC107926158 gene encoding uncharacterized protein; amino-acid sequence: MEVKKKGRKVHPSSPSSSPPSSYKDRNSVFKLFPMAILALASTLPPQDQEVLAYMITRSIILTHQPKNKCKKGNNKAPLFQCGCFECYTRFWHRWDSSPNRDLIHQVIEAFEDHLVQNEATPKKQCKASRKKEKVIMVNNICEPNESEGMVETESKGNDEVAEGKLEMEVAAAVAGGGGGVSHKGLARKVLPDVVGLFNSRFWSLWGTSI